A genomic window from Coccinella septempunctata chromosome 9, icCocSept1.1, whole genome shotgun sequence includes:
- the LOC123320191 gene encoding cell division protein kinase 2 homolog produces the protein MLRLLEHPNILSLYEAIIQTEYLFMVMPLCDEDLNSFLRREGPRRQPSRFFRVMRQQAAGLTECHRQRIDNGDIKPANILRRRCRFLLADFGLAEKLTTGQPLLTEPAGTIVYWAPEQRNRMTRPSTCERWGWWPKRWRPADRAVRERTSNIIGPHPWAKDTGRRWND, from the coding sequence ATGCTCAGACTCCTGGAACACCCGAACATACTATCTTTGTACGAGGCCATCATTCAGACGGAGTACCTCTTCATGGTGATGCCTCTCTGCGATGAGGATCTCAACTCATTCCTGCGTCGAGAGGGACCGAGAAGGCAGCCATCCCGGTTCTTCCGGGTGATGAGACAACAGGCAGCAGGCTTGACGGAGTGTCACCGCCAACGGATAGACAACGGAGACATCAAGCCGGCAAACATTTTACGTCGCCGGTGCCGATTCCTGCTGGCAGATTTTGGGTTGGCCGAGAAGCTGACCACCGGCCAACCCCTGCTCACCGAGCCAGCAGGAACCATTGTATACTGGGCACCGGAACAACGAAACCGTATGACACGTCCGTCGACCTGTGAGCGTTGGGGTTGGTGGCCAAAGAGGTGGCGACCGGCCGACCGTGCCGTCAGGGAGAGGACGAGCAATATCATTGGGCCTCATCCCTGGGCGAAAGATACCGGGCGGAGATGGAACGATTGA
- the LOC123320636 gene encoding protein ANTAGONIST OF LIKE HETEROCHROMATIN PROTEIN 1-like isoform X1 — translation MNYVEETVEKYDDRQFKGHFRLSRKTTTDLIDLFNQSDFNPKYSSGRPNVSAKKTVLFSLWYLGNRNSFREVSDRFGVAIGTAHGCLTRFLNFLMRIRDEHIVWPNEQQRLEISRMFTRNNGFPGAIGFIDGSHIEIPKPDKNQDSYINRKGYHSLLLQGVVDHNKKFIDVFCGEPGSLHDARLLRRSALYATISDNPDFIGEYYLLGDSAYSNLDWIVTPYPDTEFLSENQKIFNQRLSSKRVVVKNAFGLLKGRFRRLKGLENLKLDLCYQLI, via the exons ATGAATTACGTAGAAGAAACGGTTGAAAAGTATGATGATAGGCAATTTAAAGGTCATTTCCGACTGTCTAGAAAAACTACCACGGATTTAATTG ATTTGTTTAACCAATCCGATTTCAATCCGAAATATTCATCTGGTCGACCAAATGTTTCTGCCAAGAAAACGGTACTGTTTTCCCTTTGGTATTTGGGAAACAGAAATTCGTTCAGGGAAGTATCGGATAGATTTGGGGTGGCCATTGGAACTGCACATGGCTGTCTGACTCGGTTCCTGAACTTTCTCATGCGCATCAGAGATGAGCACATTGTTTGGCCGAATGAACAACAACGACTTGAAATTTCAAGAATGTTCACCAGAAATAATGGATTTCCTGGTGCTATTGGATTCATTGATGGAAGCCACATTGAAATCCCAAAACCCGATAAAAATCAGGACTCCTATATCAACAGAAAAGGTTACCATAGTCTTTTATTGCAAGGAGTGGTTGAtcacaataaaaaatttatagacGTTTTCTGTGGAGAACCAGGATCGTTGCATGATGCTCGATTGTTAAGAAGGTCGGCACTCTATGCAACGATCAGTGACAATCCAGATTTCATTGGAGAATATTACTTATTAGGGGATTCTGCATACTCTAATTTGGATTGGATAGTGACACCATACCCGGATACAGAATTTCTCAGTGAAAACCAAAAGATTTTCAATCAACGACTTTCATCAAAGAGGGTTGTTGTTAAAAATGCTTTTGGATTGCTGAAAGGACGTTTTCGAAGACTTAAAGGACTTGAAAATTTAAAGTTAGATCTCTGTTATCAGTTAATATAA
- the LOC123320636 gene encoding protein ALP1-like isoform X2 — MNYVEETVEKYDDRQFKGHFRLSRKTTTDLIDLFNQSDFNPKYSSGRPNVSAKKTVLFSLWYLGNRNSFREVSDRFGVAIGTAHGCLTRFLNFLMRIRDEHIVWPNEQQRLEISRMFTRNNGFPGAIGFIDGSHIEIPKPDKNQDSYINRKDVFCGEPGSLHDARLLRRSALYATISDNPDFIGEYYLLGDSAYSNLDWIVTPYPDTEFLSENQKIFNQRLSSKRVVVKNAFGLLKGRFRRLKGLENLKLDLCYQLI, encoded by the exons ATGAATTACGTAGAAGAAACGGTTGAAAAGTATGATGATAGGCAATTTAAAGGTCATTTCCGACTGTCTAGAAAAACTACCACGGATTTAATTG ATTTGTTTAACCAATCCGATTTCAATCCGAAATATTCATCTGGTCGACCAAATGTTTCTGCCAAGAAAACGGTACTGTTTTCCCTTTGGTATTTGGGAAACAGAAATTCGTTCAGGGAAGTATCGGATAGATTTGGGGTGGCCATTGGAACTGCACATGGCTGTCTGACTCGGTTCCTGAACTTTCTCATGCGCATCAGAGATGAGCACATTGTTTGGCCGAATGAACAACAACGACTTGAAATTTCAAGAATGTTCACCAGAAATAATGGATTTCCTGGTGCTATTGGATTCATTGATGGAAGCCACATTGAAATCCCAAAACCCGATAAAAATCAGGACTCCTATATCAACAGAAAAG acGTTTTCTGTGGAGAACCAGGATCGTTGCATGATGCTCGATTGTTAAGAAGGTCGGCACTCTATGCAACGATCAGTGACAATCCAGATTTCATTGGAGAATATTACTTATTAGGGGATTCTGCATACTCTAATTTGGATTGGATAGTGACACCATACCCGGATACAGAATTTCTCAGTGAAAACCAAAAGATTTTCAATCAACGACTTTCATCAAAGAGGGTTGTTGTTAAAAATGCTTTTGGATTGCTGAAAGGACGTTTTCGAAGACTTAAAGGACTTGAAAATTTAAAGTTAGATCTCTGTTATCAGTTAATATAA
- the LOC123321045 gene encoding piggyBac transposable element-derived protein 4-like, whose product MDKNTIQIKRYEHMMNLADQTEHSEEEFIDEENELVSTNSDGDPPYYSEESDSDDSLILSSDNEGEENEEIRNNLETLQDTNNIETNLKETSDSDSIASETPIIEANQEWNIPQGNHKDFGCSYRESEGIRPEFAAAMINESPLQHFRLFLDSQILEEMVSQTNLYATQVSMAASVIPANSRIRKWYPTSPDEMLKFLGLIGYMGLVKMPSIRHYWSRKLLYRNSVSNIMSRNRFELLLHFWHFTDNEMCPPGNRVHKFQPFLDTLVKKYQQVFTPGSTFCIDESLVPFRGRLIFKQYIPLKTHKYGIKIFKLCSGGGYTWNMRIYCGKEQDAGASVPTNVVLSLAESLLDEGRTAITDNYYTSLDLANKLLERKTHLLGTLRSNRRGNPKDVTQKKLKLGEIIGRENAEGICIMKWRDKRDVLLLSTKHIDSLVEVNIHGEKKYKPKAVIDYNKGKSSIDISDQMASYNSAIRRTMKWYRKVAVEAI is encoded by the exons ATGGATAAGAACACCATCCAAATAAAAAGGTACGAACAC ATGATGAACCTTGCAGATCAAACGGAACACTCTGAAGAAG aattCATAGATGAAGAAAATGAATTAGTTTCAACAAATTCTGATGGAGATCCACCTTATTATTCGGAGGAATCAGATTCCGACGATTCCTTGATTCTAAGTTCTGATAATGAGGGAGaggaaaatgaggaaataaGAAATAATTTAGAGACACTGCAAGACACTAACAATATTGAGACAAACCTCAAGGAAACTAGTGATTCAGATTCAATAGCATCGGAAACGCCTATAATCGAGGCAAATCAAGAATGGAACATTCCGCAAGGCAACCACAAAGATTTCGGTTGTTCATATCGAGAATCAGAAGGAATACGTCCGGAATTCGCAGCTGCAATGATAAATGAGAGCCCTTTGCAACATTTTCGTTTATTCCTAGATAGTCAGATCCTTGAAGAAATGGTTTCTCAAACAAATTTGTATGCTACCCAGGTTAGCATGGCTGCATCGGTTATACCAGCAAATTCACGAATCCGTAAATGGTATCCAACCAGTCCTGATGAAATGCTGAAATTCTTGGGATTGATAGGATACATGGGACTAGTGAAAATGCCATCAATTAGACATTATTGGAGTCGCAAACTTCTGTATAGAAATAGTGTGTCGAATATCATGAGTCGCAACAGATTCGAATTGCTGTTACACTTTTGGCATTTCACCGATAACGAGATGTGTCCACCAGGAAACAGAGTTCATAAATTCCAACCATTTCTTGATACACTTGTGAAAAAGTATCAGCAAGTTTTCACACCAGGCAGCACATTCTGCATCGATGAATCACTCGTGCCATTTAGGGGACGCCTCATTTTCAAACAGTATATACCCCTAAAGACTCATAAATatggaataaaaatattcaaacttTGTAGTGGAGGAGGATATACCTGGAATATGAGAATTTACTGTGGAAAAGAACAAGATGCAGGAGCCTCTGTTCCAACCAACGTAGTGCTATCCCTTGCAGAAAGTCTATTAGACGAAGGGAGGACAGCGATAACTGATAATTATTATACGAGCTTGGATCTAGCTAACAAATTGTTAGAAAGAAAGACACATCTTTTAGGAACCCTGAGATCGAATAGGCGGGGAAACCCTAAGGATGTAAcccagaagaaattgaaactCGGAGAGATCATTGGAAGAGAAAATGCTGAAGGAATATGTATCATGAAATGGCGGGATAAACGGGACGTTCTACTCCTTTCGACGAAACATATAGATTCATTGGTTGAGGTAAATATCCAcggagaaaaaaaatacaag